A single genomic interval of Gallaecimonas xiamenensis 3-C-1 harbors:
- a CDS encoding CHRD domain-containing protein, which yields MTLSHPKQLFVPLLAALTLTSPLALAGHTNTVLTTDLYGTEEVSSGPGNAIAGDPNGRGEAYVFGIDGDPLTLCYVLTVEKIQQVPVGAGMAAHIHEGARGSNGPVVANLAGPEDGNAGDCLSEYEDGKFPTMEPGLVQRILENPEQFYINVHNPQYPSGAIRGQLRYQDPRHKH from the coding sequence ATGACACTTTCCCACCCCAAACAGCTCTTCGTCCCCTTACTGGCAGCCCTGACTCTGACCTCCCCCCTGGCCTTGGCCGGCCACACCAATACGGTACTGACCACAGATCTTTACGGCACCGAAGAAGTGAGCAGCGGGCCTGGCAACGCCATTGCCGGTGACCCGAACGGCCGAGGCGAAGCCTATGTCTTTGGTATCGACGGCGATCCCCTGACGCTCTGTTACGTGCTGACCGTTGAGAAAATCCAGCAGGTGCCGGTCGGTGCTGGCATGGCCGCACATATCCACGAAGGCGCCAGGGGTAGCAACGGGCCCGTCGTGGCCAACTTGGCTGGACCTGAAGACGGTAACGCCGGCGATTGCCTTAGCGAATATGAAGACGGCAAGTTCCCGACCATGGAACCGGGGCTGGTGCAGCGCATTCTGGAAAACCCGGAACAGTTCTACATCAATGTCCATAACCCGCAGTACCCATCTGGTGCTATTCGCGGGCAGCTGCGTTACCAAGACCCTCGCCACAAGCATTGA
- the dapD gene encoding 2,3,4,5-tetrahydropyridine-2,6-dicarboxylate N-succinyltransferase codes for MSGNHFSLGLGIGTRSAAGDWLEVFYSKPLMAPSAALIQALAKDFGYQGANQAIDLDPSALPALAEAFAAAGLADQEAIALALVGTKQPLVLTVLQSDAQPASTPEVYLKLQLLSHRLVQPHGINLTGMFGLLPNLAWTNEGAVALDELPLRQLKARAEGRVLDVQSVDKFPKMTNYVVPAGIRIGDASRVRLGAHLAEGTTIMHEGFVNFNAGTLGTSMVEGRISAGVVVGNGSDLGGGCSTMGTLSGGNNVVISVGEGCLIGANAGLGIPLGDRCTVEAGLYVTGGSKVVVLDDQGQDVETVKAGTLAGKPDLLFRRNSQSGRIEVKTNKSAIELNAELHAHN; via the coding sequence ATGAGTGGCAACCACTTTAGTCTGGGCCTGGGTATCGGTACCCGCAGCGCCGCCGGCGACTGGCTGGAAGTGTTCTATAGCAAGCCCCTGATGGCCCCGAGCGCGGCCCTGATCCAGGCCCTTGCCAAGGATTTTGGCTACCAGGGCGCCAACCAGGCCATCGACCTTGATCCCAGCGCCCTGCCGGCCCTGGCCGAGGCTTTTGCCGCCGCCGGCCTGGCCGACCAGGAGGCCATCGCCCTGGCCCTGGTGGGCACCAAGCAGCCCTTGGTGCTGACCGTGCTGCAAAGCGATGCCCAGCCCGCCTCCACCCCCGAGGTCTACCTCAAGCTGCAGCTGCTGTCCCACCGCCTGGTCCAGCCCCACGGCATCAACCTGACCGGCATGTTCGGCCTGCTGCCGAACCTTGCCTGGACCAACGAGGGTGCTGTGGCCCTGGACGAACTGCCCCTGCGCCAGCTCAAGGCCCGCGCCGAAGGGCGGGTGCTGGACGTGCAGTCTGTGGACAAGTTCCCCAAGATGACCAACTATGTGGTGCCTGCCGGCATCCGTATCGGCGACGCCTCCCGGGTACGGTTGGGTGCCCACCTGGCCGAAGGCACCACCATCATGCACGAGGGCTTCGTCAACTTTAATGCCGGCACCCTGGGTACCAGCATGGTGGAAGGCCGTATCTCCGCCGGTGTGGTAGTGGGTAACGGTTCGGATCTGGGCGGCGGCTGCTCCACCATGGGCACCCTGTCCGGCGGCAACAACGTGGTGATCTCGGTTGGGGAAGGCTGCCTTATCGGCGCCAACGCCGGCCTGGGTATTCCCCTGGGTGACCGCTGCACCGTGGAAGCCGGCCTCTATGTCACCGGTGGCTCCAAGGTGGTGGTGCTGGACGACCAGGGCCAGGACGTGGAAACGGTCAAGGCCGGCACCCTGGCCGGCAAGCCGGACCTGCTGTTCCGCCGCAACTCCCAAAGCGGCCGTATCGAGGTCAAGACCAACAAGTCCGCCATCGAGCTGAACGCCGAGCTGCACGCCCATAACTAA
- the glnD gene encoding [protein-PII] uridylyltransferase: protein MNAALALRERIKAHTDSLLARQSPDADIIALIHERAAVMDRLLVERWQALGLDDRRLALIAVGGYGRGELHPYSDVDLLVLSEKDLTATEQDAISQFITELWDARLDLGHATRTLEDCLQKAKDDITIATNLLEARLLHGSQALFEALKRGVSPAHCWPVAEFFKAKVDEQIARHGRYDSTAYNLEPNLKGNPGALRDIQTVVWVLLRHLNRQDLPALAEQGWLEQDELDELIASRDLLWRVRFALHLAAGRSEDRLLFDLQPEVARRLGFEGDNRQAVEAMMQQLYQTLRRVSELNAILLEILAEELSPEPHPPSRRLDDLFEARGNLLLCSAPERLGEQPHYLLDLFLHLARDSNLTGIAAGTLRALRTVRRELKTPLCDDHLCRERFMSLVRHPRGMGLAFKLMHRHGIMAAYLPAWNHIVGQMQFDLFHAFTVDEHTYKVVRNSYRFSLPDRAKEFPLASLLVRQMRKPELLYLAALFHDIAKGRGGDHSELGAADALGFGQLHGLSDTETRLVAWLVEHHLVMSVTAQRRDISDPEVIRQFAALVRDETHLNYLYCLTVADIRATNDKLWNDWKGSLLRELYFAAQKALRRGLEKPIDIRPAIREAKEEAARLLARRAISKSALKELWRRFRLDYFLRHSPEQVAWHTEAILKHQHRDGPLVKLSKHTTRGGTELFVYTRDRAQLFACIASVLDGKNLSINDAQVMTSKDGWALDSLVVVERDGSPVESPSRVQSTRRAIEKALLQAKFPKPVQRPLPRQLKPFQVSTDVTFLPSSRKQTLVEFTALDRPGLLAQVGQVFAEQDISLKAAKITTIGERAEDFFILTTMAGEALTDQQQQRLRDALVDALAH, encoded by the coding sequence CCTGATCCATGAAAGGGCGGCGGTGATGGACCGGCTGCTGGTGGAGCGCTGGCAGGCCCTGGGCCTTGACGACAGGCGCCTGGCGCTGATCGCCGTCGGCGGCTACGGCCGGGGCGAGCTGCACCCCTACTCCGACGTGGACCTGCTGGTGTTGTCGGAAAAGGACCTGACCGCCACCGAGCAGGACGCCATCAGCCAGTTCATCACCGAACTGTGGGACGCCCGCCTCGACCTTGGCCACGCCACCCGCACCCTGGAAGACTGCCTGCAAAAAGCCAAGGACGACATCACCATCGCCACCAACCTGCTGGAGGCGCGGCTGCTGCATGGCTCCCAGGCCCTGTTCGAGGCCCTGAAAAGGGGGGTGTCCCCGGCCCATTGCTGGCCAGTGGCGGAATTTTTCAAGGCCAAGGTGGACGAGCAAATCGCCCGCCACGGCCGTTACGACTCCACCGCCTACAACCTCGAGCCCAACCTCAAGGGTAACCCCGGTGCCCTTCGCGACATTCAGACCGTGGTCTGGGTACTGCTGCGCCACCTTAACCGCCAGGACCTACCGGCCCTGGCCGAACAGGGCTGGCTGGAGCAGGACGAACTGGACGAGCTGATTGCCTCCCGGGATCTGCTGTGGCGGGTGCGCTTTGCCCTGCACCTGGCTGCCGGGCGCAGCGAAGACAGGCTGCTGTTTGACCTGCAACCGGAAGTGGCCAGGCGCCTGGGCTTTGAAGGGGACAATCGCCAGGCGGTGGAAGCCATGATGCAGCAGCTCTACCAGACCCTGCGCCGGGTGTCGGAGCTCAATGCCATCCTCTTAGAGATCCTCGCCGAAGAGCTGAGCCCCGAGCCCCATCCCCCCAGCCGCCGCCTGGACGACCTGTTCGAGGCCCGTGGCAACCTGCTGTTGTGCAGCGCCCCCGAGCGCCTGGGGGAGCAGCCCCATTACCTGCTGGATCTATTTTTGCACCTGGCCCGGGACTCCAACCTGACCGGCATCGCCGCCGGCACCTTGCGGGCCCTTCGCACCGTGCGCCGGGAACTCAAGACCCCTCTTTGCGACGACCACCTGTGCCGGGAGCGCTTTATGAGCCTGGTGCGCCACCCCAGGGGCATGGGCCTGGCGTTCAAGCTGATGCACCGCCACGGCATCATGGCCGCCTACCTGCCGGCCTGGAACCATATCGTCGGCCAGATGCAGTTCGATCTCTTCCACGCCTTCACCGTGGACGAGCACACCTACAAGGTGGTGCGCAACAGCTACCGTTTCTCCTTGCCAGACAGGGCCAAGGAGTTCCCCCTGGCCAGCCTTCTGGTGCGGCAGATGCGCAAGCCAGAGCTGTTGTACCTGGCCGCCCTTTTCCATGACATTGCCAAGGGCCGGGGCGGCGACCATTCAGAATTAGGGGCCGCCGACGCCCTGGGCTTTGGCCAGCTACATGGCCTGTCCGACACCGAGACCCGGCTGGTAGCCTGGCTGGTGGAGCACCACCTGGTGATGTCGGTGACCGCCCAGCGCCGGGACATTTCCGACCCCGAGGTCATCCGCCAGTTCGCCGCCCTGGTGCGGGACGAGACCCACCTCAACTACCTCTATTGCCTGACAGTGGCCGATATCCGCGCCACCAACGACAAGCTCTGGAACGACTGGAAGGGCTCCTTGCTACGCGAGCTCTATTTCGCCGCCCAAAAGGCCCTGCGCCGGGGCCTGGAAAAGCCCATCGACATCCGCCCCGCCATCCGCGAGGCCAAGGAAGAGGCCGCCCGGCTGCTGGCCAGGCGGGCCATCTCCAAGAGCGCCCTCAAGGAGCTATGGCGGCGTTTTCGCCTCGACTACTTTCTGCGCCACAGCCCCGAGCAGGTGGCCTGGCACACCGAGGCCATCCTCAAGCACCAGCACCGGGACGGCCCCCTGGTCAAACTGTCCAAGCACACCACCAGGGGCGGCACAGAACTGTTCGTCTACACCCGCGACCGGGCCCAGCTCTTTGCCTGCATCGCCAGCGTGCTGGACGGCAAGAACCTGTCCATCAACGACGCCCAGGTGATGACCAGCAAAGACGGCTGGGCCCTGGACTCGCTGGTGGTGGTGGAACGGGACGGCAGCCCGGTGGAAAGCCCGTCCCGGGTGCAAAGCACCCGCCGCGCCATCGAAAAGGCGCTGCTGCAGGCCAAGTTCCCCAAACCGGTGCAAAGGCCCCTGCCCCGCCAGTTAAAGCCGTTCCAGGTGTCGACAGACGTCACCTTCTTGCCGTCGAGCCGCAAGCAGACCCTGGTGGAATTTACCGCCCTGGACAGGCCGGGGCTGCTGGCACAGGTGGGGCAGGTCTTTGCCGAACAGGACATTTCCCTCAAGGCAGCCAAGATCACCACCATAGGGGAGCGGGCCGAGGACTTCTTTATCCTCACCACCATGGCCGGTGAAGCCCTCACCGACCAGCAGCAGCAGCGGTTGCGGGACGCCTTGGTGGACGCCCTGGCCCATTAA